The Apium graveolens cultivar Ventura chromosome 10, ASM990537v1, whole genome shotgun sequence nucleotide sequence TTTCACTCTTCATATTTTTTGCTATCTCACTTGCCCGTTCTTCTGCTTCTCCTTGCTTGAGTTTTGCAGGTTTAGTGATTTCTGGTACATATAATTCTTGAAGATTTCGATATATTTAATTGCAACACAGTTTCATTTACTTCTTTATACATAATCTTGAGGTTCTTATAATCTTATACCCCCCCCCCTGAAGTTCTAAtgttcctttttcattttcaaaggaTCACAAACCTGAGTTCtgtattattgttattattagtCTTCTCTATGTTCAAGTAATCATAAAATAATGTCAGTAGTTCAGAAAGACCAAGCATCACATTCATGACCTTTCATTAACATTACCCTGTATAATTGAGGATTTAGTTTAAACCAGGACGCAATTTGTTGATTTTTGAACTTTGTTCCTTCTCAAATTTTGTTACTTCAGACTAGTTAGTCGAGTGAAGGTGTAGTAACAGATAGTAAGATGGTCTTAAAACATGCAAACTAGTATATAAAAGTTATTTTGAATCTAAAGGAGTGAGGGTATTTTTTGTTCATAATTTTGTGGCTTGCATTGTTTTGATGTTTCCCTGACTCTGCCATTTCTTTTTCCATTTTGTTGTGTTTTCAGAAAAATAGAGAATATGCAGCGACCTCCGCAACATGAGGAATTTGCTCTCAAGGAGACCTCGCCAAAAATTGCTGGATCAGGGGTGATCACGGGCGATAAGCTCACATGTGCCTATGACCTTGTTGAGCAGATGCATTACCTCTATGTCCGTGTCGTGAAGGCCAAGGATCTACCAGGAAAAGATGTCACTGGTAGTTGTGATCCATATGTTGAAGTGAAGCTCGGAAACTACAAAGGAGTGACAAAGCATTTTGAGAAGAAACCTAACCCCGTATGGGATCATGTGTTTGCCTTTTCACAAGACAGGCTCCAATCTTCTTTTATTGAAGTAGTGGTGAAAGATAAGGATGTTGTTATAGATGACTTCATTGGAAGGATTTTGTTTGATCTTGTCGATGTTCCTAAACGTGTGCCACCTGATAGTCCACTGGCGCCCCAATGGTACAGATTGGAAGATAAAAGAGGGCAAAAGATGAAACATGGGGAGTTAATGGTTGCTGTTTGGAAAGGAACACAAGCTGATGAGGCCTTTCCTGATGCTTGGCATTCAGATGCAGCTAGTGTAGGTAGAGAAGGGATTGCCAAGATTCGAGGGAAAGTTTATTTATCTCCTCGCCTTTGGTATGTACGCGTGAATGTTATAGAATGTCAAGATTTGCTGCCTAGTGATAAGGGTAAAGCCCCGGAAGTATCAGTTAAAGTCATTCTTGGAAATCAGGCTTTGAAGACCAAAACTTCTCCAGTGAAGGGTGTTAATCCGATGTGGAATGAGGATTTAGTTTTTGTAGCCGCAGAACCATTTGAAGAACCTTTGGTTATAACTGTGGAAGATAAGGCTAATAAAGACGATTTCCTGGGAAAATGTGTGCTTCCCTTGACAAGTCTTCACAGGAGGCTTGACAATAAGGCTGTGCCTTCTAGGTGGCATAATCTTGAAAAATATGCAGTTGTGGAAGGCGAAAAGAAGGAGATGAAATTCGCCAGTAGGATTCATTTGAGGCTGAGTTTGGATGGGGGATATCATGTTTTGGAAGAGTCTACTCACTATTGTAGTGACCTGAGACCAACTTCAAAACTGTTATGGAAGTCCAGCATTGGACTTTTGGAGCTGGGGATCATAAGCGCTACTGGACTTTCTCCTATGAAGACGAAAGATGGCCGAGCAACAACTGATGCTTTTTGTGTTGCTAAATATGGTCCGAAATGGGTAAGGACAAGGACTATTATTGACAATTTTCATCCAAAATGGAACGAGCAGTATACATGGGAAGTTTTTGATCCATGTACTATGATTACAATTGGGGTGTTTGATAATGGACAGTTACATGGAGGGGGAAAGGATTCAAGGATTGGGAAGGTAAGGATTCGGTTGTCAACTCTCGAGACTGAACGAGTGTATACACATTCGTATCCACTAATTGTGTTGCAATcatcaggagttaagaaaatGGGAGAAGTTCAGTTAGCTGTGAGATTTTCATGTACTTCTTATGTTAACATGTTGAGCAAATATTCACAGCCAATGTTGCCCAAAATGCACTATGTTCATCCGTTATCAGTGATACAAATGGATATACTGAGGCACCAAGCTACTCAAATTGTTTCAGTCAGGCTCAGTCGCGCTGAACCTGCGCTCAAGAAAGAGGTTGTGGAGTTTATGCTTGATGTTGGTTCACATATTTGGAGTGTTAGAAGAAGCAAAGCTAACTTTTTTAGGGTCATGAATGTTTTGAGTAGTGCTGTTGCAGTTGGGAAATGGTTTGACAAAATTTGCAACTGGAAAAATCCTATAACCACTGTGTTGATTCACATACTTTTCGTTATATTGGTTCTTTTTCCTGAACTAATACTCCCTACAATATTTTTGTACCTCTTCTTTATCGGCTTGTGGCGATATAGATTGAAGCCAAGGCATCCTCCACATATGGATATTCGACTGTCACACGCTGATGCAGTCGGCTCTGATGAAATGGACGAAGAGTTTGATACATTCCCGACATCAAAAGGATCAGACACAGTTCGAATGAGGTATGATCGACTTCGGAGCATTGGTGGCAGGATACAGACTGTGGTTGGAGACTTGGCAGCTCAAGGCGAGAGGCTACAAGCTCTGCTAAATTGGAGAGATCCTAGAGCGTCTGCATTGTTCATCACATTCTGTTTGATGTCTGCAATAGTACTCTATGTTACTCCATTCCAAGTCGTGGCACTTTTGATGGGATTTTACGTGTTGAGACATCCTAGATTTCGACAAAAACTACCTGCATTGCCTGCTAATTTCTTCAGGAGACTACCAGCAAAAACAGACTGCATGATATAATAAATGTCAATGGTGATTTGAACAAAAAGATGTGAGGCTTGATAAGTGGTCACTGACTCGGTGCCAATGTTCTACACCATCAGATATCCTCTACTTTGTTGACCCCAGTACCACAAAATGTAGCCTTAAATTGTTTTATCTTTAATCTAATCATTCTATGTCCTCATTTCAAGTAGGCAACTAGAAAGCATGTTGTTACGCCCAGATCATTTCGGTCGTATGAACAGCCTTCGGCTGGATTTAAAATGGCTTCGGTCgtacctgaaagtgaagagaatacgagggtttgtacccccgattcacctccggtgtgagaatcagaATCTGGCTGTAAAATTATGGTAGTAATACAAGAGAAGTAGAGTGTTGAGAATGTGTCTATTTTGTCTTACTTCGCAAGGGTTTTTATACCCAATCCTGCAATGAATGTCAATCTGTTACAAATCATTAAGGAGGGAGGGAAAAGGGGGTGTTATGTCCCTTGTTCTGTCCAACGGTCCGCGAGTAGTGGGCCTCGGCCTGAGCTTCCGTGGGCCTTCGTTACGCGGGCCTGGAGGTCCTTCGGCCCGGTAGCTTAACCGCTTAATGGGCCTTCGTTCAATGGGCCTTATTGGGCCTATGAACAACATGTCCCTGTCCTTCGGCTGGGCCTTCGGGCAGGCCGACGGACACTGGTCTCGGCCCATATTGGGGTGAAGGAACCCTAGGGCGATCGCTTCAGTCCCGCCTCGATCTTCGGTCGTACACGTGGCAAGTTTATGGGGACTTGCAGTGCATTGATGACAGCCGTTGGCATGTCGCTCCATGACTCAATCTCAGCCGTTGAATGTCAGCCGTCTTGATCTGGGACGTCCATTTCAAAAAACCCCAAACGTCGCTCTTCTAAATTTATTTTAGGCGCCTATATAAGCCCATTTGTATgtttcattttctttttattaCTTTAGTTTCTCCATACACAGTGACAAATTGCGGTGAATCTCTGAATCATGGGCAACAGCAACTCCATCTTCCCCAATCATCCCATTTCAATCCAAGAACATCTCCAAATAAGTAAGTCTCTTTTCTTGTTTCCCAATTTTGAATTTGCATGCTAGTTTTCTGTGTTTTAGGGAGTTTGTATGTGGACTGTGGGTTTATTCTGGGTTCATGGAGTTTTTCCTGAGTCTTGTGCGTTGTGCCATTACGTTTTTCTGGGGGTTTTGGGTATTTCTGGGTAGGTAATATAGGTTTCTGGGTTTTACCAATTCTGAGGAGGCCCCAAGGGTTTAAAGATGGCATGCGAGGCGTTTTCTGACCAAGAACGTTCTTCGGGATTTCTTGGTTTTAGAACGCCCTTCGGGAGCCGACCCAGGGCTTAAACAGGTGGTCTGGAGTGATGTTTGCGAAAGGCTCTGTAGGTAAGAATATCCTTCGAGTGGGCTTGGCTCAGGAGCAGCCTTCGGAAACAGCCTCCGGGGTTCTGGTTCGTTCGGTCCTGGGACGTGTACTCGGGTGTTTACTTTTTCTTTTATCTGCTAATCCGAGTACATGGACTAATGTCTCTCTGTTCCTGATACAGGGACATGGACCGAGCAGACCGTCCCCCAGATTCTTGGGACCCCTTATCCAACAGCTTGGTGGGAACGTCTTCCATTCGCCCCGAGCGGACGGGACGGGCCCTATACGGTTCGGCTGCCGACTATCCCGCAACTAATAATAGATCTGAACTGACGAAAGGGCGCGTAGTTCAGATGTATGATGATTACTCTATCCCCCGAGGGCTTTGTTGGCTGTACGCGCCGAGAGAGGGTGAAAGAATCTACGACACTCCCGGGGTACCGGACGGATATGAAGGCTGCGCCGTAGGGATTTCGAAGGCGGCCTTCAAATGTGGCTTAAGAGTGCCACCGTCGAAGCTGATTAAGCACCTCTTCTTCCAGATGGGCATCGCCATCGGTCAGATGGACCCGAACGGGTTCATCCATATCAACTGTTTTCGGAACAGGTGTCTTCACGCCGGGATCGCACCCAGCACTCGCCTATTCTGGTATCACTATGATTTTAGGAGGAATCCAAAGAGTGTTGGTTTTTACACCCCCGTCGGGCAGGGCGACCTGATTGGACGGCGACCAATTCGAACAATAAAtccactcacactcattggtgcTATGTGAGTGGTCCAGGGTTGGCGACCATGTCGGTTTGGCGGGATGTAAACTCCGCACTGCTTCTCATGCCGAGCTTAACCTTGGAGGAGAAGGAAAATTACACGACGTTGGTGGACGTCAATGTGAAGAAGCTGGGTCCCGGAGAGTTTCGGGACAAGGACTGGCTCTTCAGCTTGTGGGGTGGGGGTAACAAAACTTCTTCCTTGGTCTCTTCTTTAGTTTTGTCCCAGCACCTGTATTTGCTTTTTCTTGTTATGCATTCGATTATATATATGCTTGGACTGACTGGTTTTCCCTTCTTATTTCAGTGTCTTCCAGGGAGGCTCTGATCGAGAGAAAGAAGGCCAGGGCGGCCGAGAAGTGGGCGGCCGAAGAGGCGGCGAAGAAGGCTGCCGATAAAGGGGCTACGCCCGATCCCTCGGAGGGCACAGGCGAAAGGACCCAGACCGAGAAGCCTTCGTCGCCCCGTCAATCTCGAGTGGCCTCTGAGGCCGAGGAGGGGGACGATCTGGAGTACATGGGAGAGGGGAACCCTTCCAAGAGGACCCGGAGCAAGGAGGGGATTATGCGCTCTTATCTCCCGGGGTGGGGCGTGCTCACGTCCGACCATACTGTGTATCCAGCCCGGCAATCCACGAAGGAGGTGGCTTCGGATCTCTGCCATGGCCTTCAGCTCCCGGTCGATCATCCGACCTTTGCTTCGGCCTCTGCTACCGAAGCCTGCACGGAGCTTCTGTCCTTCCTGTCCTTGGTACGTTTTTAATCTTTCTATTTTTCTTCCATTTTTTTCCTTTCGGCATCTTTTAGTAATGTTTTTATCGTCCTTTTGCAGGCTGCCCCTTGGGTCGTAGTCGTGGAGGATAAGGT carries:
- the LOC141692559 gene encoding FT-interacting protein 3-like; this encodes MQRPPQHEEFALKETSPKIAGSGVITGDKLTCAYDLVEQMHYLYVRVVKAKDLPGKDVTGSCDPYVEVKLGNYKGVTKHFEKKPNPVWDHVFAFSQDRLQSSFIEVVVKDKDVVIDDFIGRILFDLVDVPKRVPPDSPLAPQWYRLEDKRGQKMKHGELMVAVWKGTQADEAFPDAWHSDAASVGREGIAKIRGKVYLSPRLWYVRVNVIECQDLLPSDKGKAPEVSVKVILGNQALKTKTSPVKGVNPMWNEDLVFVAAEPFEEPLVITVEDKANKDDFLGKCVLPLTSLHRRLDNKAVPSRWHNLEKYAVVEGEKKEMKFASRIHLRLSLDGGYHVLEESTHYCSDLRPTSKLLWKSSIGLLELGIISATGLSPMKTKDGRATTDAFCVAKYGPKWVRTRTIIDNFHPKWNEQYTWEVFDPCTMITIGVFDNGQLHGGGKDSRIGKVRIRLSTLETERVYTHSYPLIVLQSSGVKKMGEVQLAVRFSCTSYVNMLSKYSQPMLPKMHYVHPLSVIQMDILRHQATQIVSVRLSRAEPALKKEVVEFMLDVGSHIWSVRRSKANFFRVMNVLSSAVAVGKWFDKICNWKNPITTVLIHILFVILVLFPELILPTIFLYLFFIGLWRYRLKPRHPPHMDIRLSHADAVGSDEMDEEFDTFPTSKGSDTVRMRYDRLRSIGGRIQTVVGDLAAQGERLQALLNWRDPRASALFITFCLMSAIVLYVTPFQVVALLMGFYVLRHPRFRQKLPALPANFFRRLPAKTDCMI
- the LOC141691559 gene encoding uncharacterized protein LOC141691559, whose translation is MDRADRPPDSWDPLSNSLVGTSSIRPERTGRALYGSAADYPATNNRSELTKGRVVQMYDDYSIPRGLCWLYAPREGERIYDTPGVPDGYEGCAVGISKAAFKCGLRVPPSKLIKHLFFQMGIAIGQMDPNGVGDHVGLAGCKLRTASHAELNLGGEGKLHDVGGRQCEEAGFVPAPVFAFSCYAFDYIYAWTDWFSLLISVSSREALIERKKARAAEKWAAEEAAKKAADKGATPDPSEGTGERTQTEKPSSPRQSRVASEAEEGDDLEYMGEGNPSKRTRSKEGIMRSYLPGWGVLTSDHTVYPARQSTKEVASDLCHGLQLPVDHPTFASASATEACTELLSFLSLAAPWVVVVEDKVKDMETRMVEVKELERRATAVEEELVRVKAQNEVEAAELKKDRSRLETELERANRRISHRNVHLKRSRKELRKKQKQLNRTEERCFQFGADYVLEKAHGLNWDYNQLMDDSLEDPIGRPAVEVPPVSSGKDEELSDEDPQA